The Pontibacter sp. SGAir0037 DNA segment TATGTTAATAAATTGTCTTTCTGCTGAAGGAAGACTACTTAAAGTTCTGGAAGCTACCGCAATTTTTTTATTCAGTTCGCGCAGTGCCATCTGGTTTGCAGCAGACAAACTGGACAAGCTTTCAAAGATATTTTTCCTGATTTCATTCAGCTCCTGCCGTTGCACTTTAAGTTGGTTCGCGATCAGGGGGTTTGCCTGAATGTCATTTTGTGTCAGAACTTCTATCTGCGTTTGTTTTTCAACCAGCGCTCCTACCAGTTGGTTCAGAATAGGATCTTCCATTCCAAGATTAGCAGGAACGACAACCTTTTCAAGTTCAATACCTTTCCTGATATAAGCTTCCAGGTATTTAAAGTACTGCTCATTCATTAACAGAGAAGCTTTCTGATCTTCAAGCGTCTGCACATCCTGCACCACTCTCCCACCTTCACTGCTCATTTCCAGGGCACTGTTGCTTCTCTTAAAGTTCTCTAACCTGCTTTCCACAAACGACAAAGAGTCTCCTATCTGCAGCAGCTGTTCATCCAGGAAAGTCAGTGTGTTGGTGGCATTTTTATTTTTGATAGCCAGGTTATTCTCTTGATAGGAAATCATGTGGGCATTCAGAAAATCAATCTCCTTACCCGGATTGGTCCCATACAACTTAAGCGTCAAAACAGATGCATCTCGTCCCAGAGAAGAAACATCCAATGCGCCGGCATAATAAGAGGCCAGTTCATCTAGGTTATTGATTTTAAAAATTACCTGCGGCTGGTCTTTACTGAAGCCGTCGCCAGCGTAGGTGATTTTAAAAGTAAAATTATTTACGACATAGTACCTGCCATTTTCAAAGCTCTTGCCTGCTAATAAGCTATTCCAATAAGTATCTTCAGAGGATAAGGTATAGTGCCTGTTTGGCCTGGCATTGAAATTAAACATAACCCCATAAGGAACATTGGCAGACGCTGAATCGAATTCGACATGAATAGGTGAAGCACCTCCATAAACTTCGGTAAGCTTGATATTACCCTGCAAATAGTAGGAAACGCCAAAATCGATCTTTTTGAGGGTATGCAGCACCAGCGCTTTGGTTTTAAGCACAATCGACTCATTGGTAAGGCTTTTGGCTCCCGGAAAAAACTCTGCCCCATATAAGAGACCTGCAGCCGAAGCACCTTCTTCCACCGGTTCGTTTACCATTACCGATGACTTTACCTCATAAACCGGAATAGTGTAGCGGTTTATAATATAAGCAATAGACACTGTTACAATAACAGCAGCAACAATAAAATACCAGTAGGAAAGGGCCTTTAAAAGTAGTTTCTGTATATCAAGGCCGTTGTCTTGTGGCTTTAAAGCTTTGTTTTCCAATTTAACTGTCGTATAAATATGAAGTTCTAAAAGAACCTGGTAACTAAAACACTGATAGCGGTAATAATGGAGATCGTAAGCCCGATATTAGCCACATAGTTTTCCCGTAAGTTACGAGCCGGCAAGGGGTCAACCACAATCATATCATTCGGCTGAAGAAAAAAGTTCGACTGGCTGATAATGTCATCATCTAAAACACTGAAAGTATAAAGCTTTGCCTGCCCTTCCTCGTATCGGATAAGCTTTATCCTGCTCCTGTTAGAGTAATTGCTGAAACCGCCAGCCATTGCAATTGCTTCCAGCAAGTTCAGATTGTCCTGGTAGGTAACGTACTGCCCCTGCCCGGGCACTTCTCCTAAAACAGTAAACCGGAAGGTAAGCAAGCGAAGAGTAACGGTCGGGTTCTCCAGCATCGGCTTTAAGGCTTCTGTCACTTTAATTCTTGCATCTGGCAGAGAAAGTCCCTGCAGCTTTACTTTTCCAACGACAGGCAAAAGAATATCGCCGGCTGCATCTATTGTATAGCCACTTAACAGCGGATCAGATCCAGTTGCCCCGGCATCTGCATTCAGAAAGTTGAATTCGGTAGCTGTGGTGCTATGCACTTGAAGGGAAACGACATCGCCCGCTTTTAAGGTATACACTTTCTGCTGCAGCGAATAAGTTTTCAGCAAAGCATCGGCCTGGCCCTGGTTAGAAACAGGTGGATTATCCTGCAGGAGCGTGATTTTCTTTTGTGGGACACAAGATCCCAGGATAAAAATCAGCAGCCATACTCCTGTTAATAATAAGCGATTATGCGTCATGTAAGCAATTCAACATGGTTGGGATTTTACCTGCAACAAAAAGCAGGCTAAATTTATTTCATTATGTAAAAATAAAAATAATTCAAAAAGCTTGTTGTTCATCTGCTTTCAGAAAATTAACAGCATTCTACTGCTCAACTTCTTAAGAGCATACATTAAAAGGTGAAATTAATATCTTGGTATAGATTTCACATGGTTTATTCCTAAAATGAGACCTGAATTCCGTTCGTAATGGAATAGATAAAATTCGTTACGGGTACAATTGGCCGGTTCTCGAAGGTGCAGTTAAAGCCTGTGCGCATCGTTAAATGTTTGCTTAGTTGCGTATTAAGGCTGACATCACCACTCACCCTGTTCCGGAAAGCATCGATCAGATGATCGTAACCTGTCTGGAAGTAAACTATTGAATTCAGCCCCACCGCTTCGCTGAACTTTGCCCTGGCACTAAAGTAGTTAGAAGATTTCGGCAGATCAGAGACCCGTACCAGTCCTTCCACTTCCGGATCACGCCACTCTTCCCGCTCCCACATAAAACCTGAACCAACAAAAAAGCTCACCTTATCTGTATGGCGCAAGGTATACCGAACCCCGCCTCCATTTAACAGCCGCATGTTTAAACCCCGTGCATCGTCGTACTGATATTGCGTGTAAAGCTCGTACGTCAGCTTACGGCGGTGCCAGAGGTTTACCCGGAAATGGGTAAATCCATTATTAGCCACCGTATTCCGCTCTTCCCTGGATGTGTAATTGATCAGCACATAATTCAGATTATTAAAAAGCATGTAGGCGTGGTACTTAGAAATGTAAGCGATATCGGCATTCAAGGTTAAACTAAGGTAATTATTTGGGTTATCTTTTCCTGCATTCCGGTTGAACATAGAAAAGTCCACGCCACCTTTCCCTGTCCAGTAATGGGTGGTATCCTTACTAATTCGGGCTCGTTCTATATTCAGGATCTGGCTCTTTACAGTGGTAGACAATAAGATAAACAAAATTGTAAAGAGAAATGTACGAGGCAAGGCAATTGTAAATTTAGCTAAAGCTAGATCAGGTGCATCCATAGAGACAAATATAACCTTTCAGGTGGATTAGTAACAAAACTAAATGCAGCTAAAGCAATACCTATCCGTGACAAGTTTTTCAACGGTGTTGTGCAGCACAGGAAATTTTTACCTGGAGTAAGCGAGGGCAAAGACAGTAGCTAATCTGATTTTGAAAATATGACTTGATATTCCTTTGAAATTTTTCACTACATTAAAGTTTAGGAATGGCTAAGGAAAATTATGAATAACTGGCTTATCTTTCATGGTATAACTTCGTCCTCTTAAAAGAGGTAGGGCATTACGCCATACCTCTTGCAAAACTTATGTGATATTAACGCGAATTTCACCGGTTTTTTCAGGTAAAAGAAAGGCATACTTGTAATACCACGACTTTGTAAGCAAATTGCAGTTCTTCTTTTCAGCCATTATACTATGAGCACATACTCCACCTCAATAATTGACAATACTGCCCGGCATGTACAAAATCTGTTAACAGGAGAAGGATCCGGCCATGACTGGTGGCATATCCGGCGGGTGTGGCGAACAGCAAAAGCATTGGCCGAAGAAGAGCAGGCGGATATGTTTGTAGTGGAACTGGCGGCCCTTTTGCACGACATTGGGGATCATAAATTCCATAACGGGGATGAAACCATGGGGGCAAAACTTTCCCGCGCCTGGATGGAGCAGCAACAGGTGCCCGAAAGTAAGATTGTGCGGGTTTGCCAGGTGATAGATGAAGTTTCTTTCAAAGGTGCCGGAACCTCTTCGGCTGTCAGCTCACTGGAAGCACAGGTTGTGCAGGATGCCGACAGGCTTGATGCCATAGGAGCTATAGGCATTGCAAGGGCCTTTGCTTATGGAGGCCATAAAGGCCGTGAAATGCATAACCCTGCTGTAGCGCCTGTGTTGCATACCAGTTTCGAGGAATACAAGAAAAACAGCGGGCCCACCCTCAACCACTTTTACGAAAAGCTCTTCCTGCTAAAGGACCGTATGCATACAGCTTCTGCCAGAAGACTGGCTGCGAAACGCCACGATTTCATGGATGAGTTTGTTACCCGGTTTCTGGCCGAATGGGATGGGGAGCGATAATATACGATTAAAAATTATTAAAATTCTGAAGGATGGAAATACCCTTACTCACGGATATAGTTATCATTTTAGGGCTTTCAGTAGTCGTAATCCTCATCTTTCAGAAACTGAAGCTGCCCACTATCCTGGGCTTCCTGGCTACGGGCATTATTACGGGTCCGCATGGCCTTAGCCTTATTGCCGATACCCATAACATTGAAATACTGGCAGAGATAGGCGTTATCCTGCTGCTGTTTATTATAGGGATGGAGTTCTCGCTCCGCAATCTGGCACTTATAAAAAGAACAGTACTGGTGGGCGGTACAACCCAGGTTTTCCTGACCATTGGTTTTGTTGCGGCTATACTTTGGGGTACAGGCATGCCACTCACACATGCAACCTTTATTGGTTTCCTGTTTTCCTTAAGTAGTACAGCCATTGTGCTGAAACTATTACAGGACAAAGGTGAAATCAACAGTCCGCACGGTAAAATAGTGCTGGGTGTTTTAATCTTCCAGGACATTATTGTGGTGCCCATGATGCTGGTTACCCCCTTAATGGCCGGGGATTCAGATGATATTCTCACCGAATTGCTGCTCATGGCGCTTAAGGGTGTGTTTGTGATCGTTTTCGTCTTGATCAGTGCGCGCTACCTGGTACCAAAGCTTTTATACTTGGTGGCACAAACCAAAAGCAAAGAACTGTTTATTTTAAGCGTGGTCGTGATCTGCTTCGCTGTTGCCTGGCTGACCTCCTCCCTGGGTCTTTCTCTGGCGCTGGGAGCTTTTATGGCAGGTTTAATTATTTCAGAATCTGAGTACAGCCATCAGGCAACAAGCAATATTCTGCCTTTCCGGGAGATATTTACAAGTTTCTTTTTTGTGTCGATAGGTATGCTCCTCGATGCCAGCTTTATGGTGCAGCACCTGCCGGTAATTTTGCTTTTAACCTTGGCAGCAGCAATTCTCAAATGCCTGGTTGCTTTCACAGCAGCAAAAGTGCTTCATTTTCCTGTCCGTACATCCATGCTGGTAGGTCTGTCGCTCTTCCAGGTAGGTGAATTTGCTTTTATCTTATCGAAAACCGGTATCGAAAGCGGTCTGCTCTCACCAGAGGTTTACCAGTATTTCCTTTCGATCTCGCTGCTCACTATGGCTATTACTCCTTTTATTATTCAGTATTATCACCCTATTTCTTCCAAGATCAGCCTGAAACTGGCTCCACACCAGAAAGAAACCTTACCCCATGAAGAAACGCATCATGATCTGTTGCACGACCTGAACGACCACATCGTGATAATCGGCTACGGGATAAATGGACGTAATGTAGCCAAAGCAGCCAAACATGCGAACATACCTTACATTATTGTTGAGCTAAATGCCATTACCGTAAAAACAGAGCGGGAACAGGGAGAACCTATCCTATATGGTGATGCGGTACATGGCACTATCCTGTCTCACCTGCATATTCTGAAAGCGCGTGTCGTGGTGGTTGCTATTTCAGACCCGGAAGCCACCAGGCGAATTATCGTTAGCATTCGGGAAATAAGTGAGAAGGTACACATTATTGTCAGGACCCGCTTTGTGCAGGAAATGGAAGAGAATTACCGCCTCGGAGCAGATGAAGTTATACCGGAGGAGTTTGAAACTTCTATTGAAATCTTTACCCGGGTTCTTTCCAAATACCTGATGCCACGGGATGAAATCCAGGAGTTCACGAACAGCATCAGGGCCGATAACTATGAAATGCTCCGCAGCCTCACACGCAATGCTAATGCAGTATCGAATATTGGTTTTGACTTACCGGATATAGAGGTTGCCAGCCTTCGGGTGTATACACAAGATGAAACGATTGTAGATAAAACACTGCTGGAAGCGGATTTCAGGCTCAGATTTAACATCACGATCGTAGCCATCAAAAGGGAAAACACTACCCTGCTGGATATTAATGCCAAAACCAAGCTTCGGCAGGGAGACCTGGTTTATGTGGTGGGAAGGCCGGAGGACGTGATGCGCTTTAACAATAACCTGAAATAACAGCACTGGTATTTTACAGAAAGCGTTTTGGAAGAACTTACAGTTCTTCCAAAACGCTTTCTACCTGCGCCTGCACCTTTTTATAGCTGGCATTGAAATTTGAAATGGCTTCTTCCGACCAACCCCGCCATAGGAGTTCATTCGTCTGTGGCTGAACCAGGTCAACGATCAGGGTGCCTTGTTTGAACAAGTCTACAGAACGATAACCGGGCATATCTTCGTGTTTATAGTTATAGCGGTAGCCTGCCATATATGCATAGCTGTAGCCAAAGCCTGGAGGATAGGTGCCGGGGGCATCCTTTTCAAGCGGAACCGAAACACTTACATCGTATGCAACAAGCAGATCCGGATCAGAGGTTACCTTCTGATAGCCTCTTTCTTTCAGTTCTGCCTCAATAGCCTGTCTCAGGTTTTTATCCAGGCTTTTACCAAAGCTCTTCTCAAATTCAACTGGTGCAGCGGGCTGGTCCTGGTACCACGCATAGGTTTTGGGTTTACCCAATGCTGCTTCGGGCGCAGCTATGCTGCTGGTACGGTTAATGCCCGAGGTGGCCACACAGGCAGTAAATAAAACAGATAAAAGTAACGAGCAAAGGCCTGAGGCAAATCTGTTCTTCATGTAGAGTACAGTGTTAAAGCTTTCCAATAGTTTTACTTATAAACGTTTACCCGAAACAAAAGAGTTAAAAAAGCAACGATTAACGGTTTTCTTTCAGGTGATTAATATCATTCCTGCTGCCAGCAAGGCTGTATAGCTTTGCAGCAAATTAGAAATGCAAATATTAAAAACATCTGGCAGAGCTTAAAGGTATAGCCTATAAAGTTTATAAGAAAATGACTCATACGAATCCTAACTATGCGACAGCCGAAGAGGCACTGTCAGTAATTAAATCAGGCGACCGTGTGTTTATGCAGGGAAGCGCTGCCACACCTCAGTACCTGCTTCACAAATTGGCAGAACGTGCCTCAGAGCTCCGAAATGTAGAACTTGTCAGTATCACAACTTATGGAGAAATCCCCCTGACGGAAGAACGTTATCAAGATTCGTTTTTTATTAACTCGCTCTTTGTTTCTGCCAATGTGCGGGATGCCGTAAACAGCGGCCGCGGAGACTATGTACCAGTTTTTTTAAGTGAAATCCCGCACTTGTTCCGTTCCGGTATCCTGCCCTTAGATGTAGCAATTGTGCATGTTTCGCCACCCGATAAACATGGCTACTGCTCATTAGGGGTTTCTGTAGACGTAACCCGCGAAGCTGTACTGAGCGCAAAGCATGTAATTGCGCAGGTAAATCCGCAAATGCCGAGAACACATGGCGATGGCTTGATTCATGTGAGCCGATTTAATGTGCTGGTAGAGGTAGACGAGGCCTTACCGGAAGTAGATTACAGCGAGCGTATCACAAGCAAAGAGGAAACAATTGGCCGTTATATAGCAGAAATGGTGGAAGATGGTGCCACCCTGCAAATGGGTATAGGCGCTATTCCCGATGCTGTACTGGGTAGCCTTACCAACCACAAAGAACTGGGTATCCATACTGAAATGTTTTCCAATGGCGTGATGCCGCTCATCGAAAAAGGTGTGATCACCAACGAACACAAATACCGTCACCCGGGCCGCATAGCAACAGGGTTTATAGTGGGAAACCGCAAACTATACGATTTTGTAGATGACAACCCGCTTATCCTGATGCAGCGCACCGATTATGTGAATGATGTCTCCATTATCCGCTCAAACCCAAAGGTAACGGCAATAAACAGTGCCATCGAAATAGATTTAACAGGCCAGGTAGTGGCTGATACCATTGGCACAAAGCAGTTCTCCGGCATTGGCGGCCAGATGGACTTTGTCAGAGGCGCGGCCTTGTCAGCCGGAGGCAAGCCTATTATTGCGCTTCCTTCTGTCACGGCCAAAGGTATTTCCAGAATTACGCCTTTCATCAACCAGGGAGCGGCTGTTACCACTACCCGGGCTCACGTACACTATGTGGTTACAGAATATGGTGTCGCTTATTTATACGGAAAAAATCTGCGCCAGAGGGCAAAAGAGCTTATTCGTATTGCTCACCCCGACCACCAGGAGAACCTGGAACGGGAAGCCTATTCCCGCTTCAAACATCTGTAAGCAGAAGCAACATAAACAGGAAATTTCCGTGTAAGAGCAACAGCTATATTGTTGCTCTTACTATCTATGGAAGATATTGCCACCTATGTACCTTCTCCGCCGCCGCACTGGGTAGAGCGTTTTGCTAAATTTGGCTTAACGGCCAAAGGTATTGTATACTGCCTTGTTGGCACAATCGCCTTTATGGCAGCCTTCCGCATCAACGGCAACTCAACCGAAGATGCCAGCCGCAGCAGCGTGTTCAGTTTTATTTTGCAACAGCCATTCGGACAGGTTTTGCTGGCGCTCATTGCTGTGGGACTGCTATGTTTTGCTTTGTGGAGGATTATACAGGCTGTGAAGGATACCGAACAGAAAGGTTCTGACCCCATGGGCATTGGCCGCCGTATCAGCTACGCCTTCAGCGGGATTGTATATGGCTCATTTGCTGTGCTGGCTGCTAAGATGGTTATGGGCAGCCGGGGTTCCGATGGAGGCGAGGATTCAAGGCAAACGCTGGCCAGGGAGTTACTGCAGCAACCTTTCGGGCAATGGCTGGCAGGCGCAGTGGCAATCGGCACCATGATCTGGGGGTTGTCCCAAATTTACCGTTCATTTTCAGGTAAGTATAAAAAATCTGTTCAGCGGGCGCACCACACCCGAACCACCGAGAACATCCTTCTAAAAACAGGCAAGGTTGGCTATCTGGCAAGAGGAGTAGTCTTAAACATCATTGGTTACCTGTTCCTGAAAGCCGCCCTGGATGCAAACCCGCAGGAAGCGGGGAATACCACCAGTGCTTTCCGATTTTTACAGGAATCTTCCTATGGTTCCTTTTTACTCGGTACTGTAGCACTTGGACTGATTTGCTATGGAATCTTTATGTTTGTAAGGGCCCGGTACCAGGCTTTATAATTAGCCGCAAGAGGTATTTAATTAGTCACCTGTGGCAGACACCCATTAATAAGCTAATTATCAATATTTTACCTTTTTAGTGCAGCTTGCAATAATCAGCAGCATACTGAAAACACGCTGCGTAAACACTGTACCCTGAGCATTGCTAAACCCGGCAGAATATCAGGATTTCATGCCCTTTAGCAAAGATTTGCCCATTATAACAAAACATTGATTATC contains these protein-coding regions:
- a CDS encoding HD domain-containing protein; this translates as MSTYSTSIIDNTARHVQNLLTGEGSGHDWWHIRRVWRTAKALAEEEQADMFVVELAALLHDIGDHKFHNGDETMGAKLSRAWMEQQQVPESKIVRVCQVIDEVSFKGAGTSSAVSSLEAQVVQDADRLDAIGAIGIARAFAYGGHKGREMHNPAVAPVLHTSFEEYKKNSGPTLNHFYEKLFLLKDRMHTASARRLAAKRHDFMDEFVTRFLAEWDGER
- a CDS encoding DUF481 domain-containing protein; the encoded protein is MDAPDLALAKFTIALPRTFLFTILFILLSTTVKSQILNIERARISKDTTHYWTGKGGVDFSMFNRNAGKDNPNNYLSLTLNADIAYISKYHAYMLFNNLNYVLINYTSREERNTVANNGFTHFRVNLWHRRKLTYELYTQYQYDDARGLNMRLLNGGGVRYTLRHTDKVSFFVGSGFMWEREEWRDPEVEGLVRVSDLPKSSNYFSARAKFSEAVGLNSIVYFQTGYDHLIDAFRNRVSGDVSLNTQLSKHLTMRTGFNCTFENRPIVPVTNFIYSITNGIQVSF
- a CDS encoding monovalent cation:proton antiporter family protein, with the translated sequence MEIPLLTDIVIILGLSVVVILIFQKLKLPTILGFLATGIITGPHGLSLIADTHNIEILAEIGVILLLFIIGMEFSLRNLALIKRTVLVGGTTQVFLTIGFVAAILWGTGMPLTHATFIGFLFSLSSTAIVLKLLQDKGEINSPHGKIVLGVLIFQDIIVVPMMLVTPLMAGDSDDILTELLLMALKGVFVIVFVLISARYLVPKLLYLVAQTKSKELFILSVVVICFAVAWLTSSLGLSLALGAFMAGLIISESEYSHQATSNILPFREIFTSFFFVSIGMLLDASFMVQHLPVILLLTLAAAILKCLVAFTAAKVLHFPVRTSMLVGLSLFQVGEFAFILSKTGIESGLLSPEVYQYFLSISLLTMAITPFIIQYYHPISSKISLKLAPHQKETLPHEETHHDLLHDLNDHIVIIGYGINGRNVAKAAKHANIPYIIVELNAITVKTEREQGEPILYGDAVHGTILSHLHILKARVVVVAISDPEATRRIIVSIREISEKVHIIVRTRFVQEMEENYRLGADEVIPEEFETSIEIFTRVLSKYLMPRDEIQEFTNSIRADNYEMLRSLTRNANAVSNIGFDLPDIEVASLRVYTQDETIVDKTLLEADFRLRFNITIVAIKRENTTLLDINAKTKLRQGDLVYVVGRPEDVMRFNNNLK
- a CDS encoding DUF4136 domain-containing protein encodes the protein MKNRFASGLCSLLLSVLFTACVATSGINRTSSIAAPEAALGKPKTYAWYQDQPAAPVEFEKSFGKSLDKNLRQAIEAELKERGYQKVTSDPDLLVAYDVSVSVPLEKDAPGTYPPGFGYSYAYMAGYRYNYKHEDMPGYRSVDLFKQGTLIVDLVQPQTNELLWRGWSEEAISNFNASYKKVQAQVESVLEEL
- a CDS encoding DUF1206 domain-containing protein codes for the protein MEDIATYVPSPPPHWVERFAKFGLTAKGIVYCLVGTIAFMAAFRINGNSTEDASRSSVFSFILQQPFGQVLLALIAVGLLCFALWRIIQAVKDTEQKGSDPMGIGRRISYAFSGIVYGSFAVLAAKMVMGSRGSDGGEDSRQTLARELLQQPFGQWLAGAVAIGTMIWGLSQIYRSFSGKYKKSVQRAHHTRTTENILLKTGKVGYLARGVVLNIIGYLFLKAALDANPQEAGNTTSAFRFLQESSYGSFLLGTVALGLICYGIFMFVRARYQAL
- a CDS encoding polysaccharide biosynthesis/export family protein, yielding MTHNRLLLTGVWLLIFILGSCVPQKKITLLQDNPPVSNQGQADALLKTYSLQQKVYTLKAGDVVSLQVHSTTATEFNFLNADAGATGSDPLLSGYTIDAAGDILLPVVGKVKLQGLSLPDARIKVTEALKPMLENPTVTLRLLTFRFTVLGEVPGQGQYVTYQDNLNLLEAIAMAGGFSNYSNRSRIKLIRYEEGQAKLYTFSVLDDDIISQSNFFLQPNDMIVVDPLPARNLRENYVANIGLTISIITAISVLVTRFF
- a CDS encoding acetyl-CoA hydrolase/transferase family protein — translated: MAYKVYKKMTHTNPNYATAEEALSVIKSGDRVFMQGSAATPQYLLHKLAERASELRNVELVSITTYGEIPLTEERYQDSFFINSLFVSANVRDAVNSGRGDYVPVFLSEIPHLFRSGILPLDVAIVHVSPPDKHGYCSLGVSVDVTREAVLSAKHVIAQVNPQMPRTHGDGLIHVSRFNVLVEVDEALPEVDYSERITSKEETIGRYIAEMVEDGATLQMGIGAIPDAVLGSLTNHKELGIHTEMFSNGVMPLIEKGVITNEHKYRHPGRIATGFIVGNRKLYDFVDDNPLILMQRTDYVNDVSIIRSNPKVTAINSAIEIDLTGQVVADTIGTKQFSGIGGQMDFVRGAALSAGGKPIIALPSVTAKGISRITPFINQGAAVTTTRAHVHYVVTEYGVAYLYGKNLRQRAKELIRIAHPDHQENLEREAYSRFKHL
- a CDS encoding tyrosine-protein kinase, coding for MENKALKPQDNGLDIQKLLLKALSYWYFIVAAVIVTVSIAYIINRYTIPVYEVKSSVMVNEPVEEGASAAGLLYGAEFFPGAKSLTNESIVLKTKALVLHTLKKIDFGVSYYLQGNIKLTEVYGGASPIHVEFDSASANVPYGVMFNFNARPNRHYTLSSEDTYWNSLLAGKSFENGRYYVVNNFTFKITYAGDGFSKDQPQVIFKINNLDELASYYAGALDVSSLGRDASVLTLKLYGTNPGKEIDFLNAHMISYQENNLAIKNKNATNTLTFLDEQLLQIGDSLSFVESRLENFKRSNSALEMSSEGGRVVQDVQTLEDQKASLLMNEQYFKYLEAYIRKGIELEKVVVPANLGMEDPILNQLVGALVEKQTQIEVLTQNDIQANPLIANQLKVQRQELNEIRKNIFESLSSLSAANQMALRELNKKIAVASRTLSSLPSAERQFINIQRLHSLSEKLYVFLMEKRTEAGIAKAANTSDVTIITEAAVSAQIAPTTSKNYTSALFIGIAIPLALIFAKEFFNNKVTTLDDLKRLTSIPLLGLVGRNTKSSSHLIELNPKSALAEAFRTLRSNLKFMINSNVTTGGKIIVITSSISGEGKTFAAKNLAYILAISGERTLLINADMRKPNNNTELGVKSMLGLSNYLAGEVPIEAVLHHTLQEHLHIMPSGEIPPNPSELLLSQRFKVLMEHVKQMYDYIVIDTPPVGIISDGMELMQMADANIYMVRQNYTLKNFLSNIHSQYESGKVKNLSILFNDVNYKKAQYGYGYGYGYGYGYGYYAEDAETKPWWKRIG